The following proteins are co-located in the Triticum aestivum cultivar Chinese Spring chromosome 1A, IWGSC CS RefSeq v2.1, whole genome shotgun sequence genome:
- the LOC123182779 gene encoding uncharacterized protein: MVKLATAREARLYGPALAVRRWEYINAGAYMFGTLLLATGLAALCASEGGAGATDAGLAVAAVALAVVAAVNAHDLGAHLAGVDCRVGLARFDPQLGLVELLAPALHAAGCVLAIVGLALQLFSQGEKLERRAADALLAGAVLWLLGSVLSSCQVYERADGRAQLLQSSVQVPVLLGSLLFLVAAALHRRREPTLAGKGESQSESEGWISLCGSVLWVAGALFNVLKVFVMHQSDAPRLEKLRGGAQERLARDREGRVPLVWRSAAPPTELR; encoded by the exons ATGGTGAAGCTGGCGACGGCGAGGGAGGCGCGGCTGTACGGGCCGGCGCTGGCGGTGCGGCGGTGGGAGTACATCAACGCCGGCGCGTACATGTTCGGGACCCTGCTCCTGGCCACGGGGCTCGCGGCGCTGTGCGCGTCCGAGGGCGGCGCCGGCGCCACGGACGCGGGACTCGCCGTGGCCGCCGTGGCGCTGGCGGTGGTGGCGGCCGTGAACGCGCACGACCTGGGCGCGCACCTCGCCGGCGTGGactgccgcgtcgggctcgcccGGTTCGACCCCCAGCTCGGCCTCGTCGAGCTCCTCGCGCCCGCGCTCCACGCCGCCGGCTGCGTCCTCGCCATCGTCGGCCTCGCGCTGCAGCTCTTCTCCCAG GGCGAGAAGCTGGAGAGGCGCGCGGCCGACGCGCTGCTGGCGGGCGCGGTGCTCTGGCTGCTGGGCTCCGTGCTCAGCTCATGTCAGGTGTACGAGCGCGCTGACGGCCGCGCGCAGCTGCTGCAGTCCAGCGTGCAGGTGCCCGTCCTCCTCGGCAGCCTGCtcttcctcgtcgccgccgccctccaccgccgccgtgAGCCCACCCTGGCAGGCAAGGGCGAAAGCCAGAGCGAGAGCGAGGGGTGGATTAGCCTGTGCGGGAGCGTGCTGTGGGTGGCGGGTGCACTGTTCAACGTGCTGAAAGTGTTTGTCATGCACCAGAGCGACGCGCCGCGGCTCGAGAAGCTCCGCGGCGGCGCGCAGGAGCGGCTCGCCCGGGACCGCGAGGGCCGCGTGCCGCTGGTCTGGAGGTCGGCGGCGCCGCCGACCGAGCTGCGCTGA